CTATTCTCCTGCAACATCATAACAAGTAGCTGATGAGTAAGTAAAGCGAGCAAATACCTTCACGCCTTTTTCTTGGATGAACTTTTGTCTGGCATACTCTTTCCTACGTAAATGCCGGTAAACGTGAAATTCCCCACTCCCAGCTCCTGCGCTGGATCCCATAACATTTCTTACAAAATCAGGTACTGGaggtaaatttttactttttggtcTCTCGGGAATAGGCACTATTTTAtcctgaaattaaatttatcacttgTGGGGTGGCCTTAACTACAACAAGCAAGACCACCATCTCAATTGAATTCATAGAGATTAGATTATAAAATTACTTACAGGATTTTTCATAAGCTTTTCAAGCTTCAATCTTTGAAGATCGTAGGCAGTTTTGGCAACAACTGGTTTGTTTTTCTCTTCAACATCTTCGTTGTTTTCGTCTGCCATGTTTTGAAAATTGATGTGGTGCTGCCACCTATCGTTAAGTTTGATGCACTAGTTGAGAAACGATAGTCACCTCATGTCCGTGTGTGTCATTGAAGGATAAAGAAGAAATAAGAAGAATTTAGATAAGGCAAGGTATGAATCTACTCACGGATGACAATAGTTTGGATAGTGAATGCATTTCAATGGCTGTTCGTTCTTTTTTTTGTCCTCcatcttacgaataattttcagTTGTCCAAGGGAATGCTCAAAATATGGATTGACATGTTTCGAATTCTATTACTTCAGTAGTTTTCTCTTGAAGTActaattcttcaattattttaccaGTTGAAACCTGTGAAAAGGCGAATCTCGGTGGGCGTTTTTATCATAAGTAAGGAACTAGCGACTTCTACCTGTAGTTTTCTGCTACGGCCGACGACGGCCAACGAGGACCAATCAGCGCTGAAGGAAGGAGCAGACCCAGCTTGTCAGTCAGTGAGCGGTGTTTGTGGTGGAAGGTCGTACATCTGGTCATGGTGTTGATGTTGTCTAGTGTGATCTTCTCCGAGTGAATGAAGCACTTTACTGTTCTATTAATACGTGCAGCCCACAGTGATATACTTCGTCATTTGAGAAAGTTCAAGTGTGAATGAGTGTCCTTCcatgtttttctaaaattatgCTGTAAAATCTCAGTGGTGTCTGTGTGTCTTGGAATAGGATAACAGAAAAGTACGCAAAATGGCGGATCTAGAAGCAGTGCTCGCGGACGTGAGCTATTTAATGGCTATGGAAAAGAGCAAATGCACTCCAGCAGCCAGGGCCAGCAAGAAAATCATTCTACCGGACCCAAGGTAGGAGTATCTGTGAGGATATTGATTCCTTCTCCTCCTAGCACCCTCGCTAAAGAAGCTGTCCCTTCGCTCTTATTTTTGCTCTGGGTGGTATTATTTACATTTGTTTCTTCATCTGTGCgttaaaaatttgttaatatACTTCCAGCAACATGCTCTCTTCGGATTACCTAATCAGTTTCGATCTGGCTTGATGCAACACGTtgtcatttcttattttccgtATTATTAACTGGTGTGTATGTTTATTCTCAATAACAAAAGGATTTACTGACTCGAACGTGAATTCACAATCACTGTCTCATGCCGTTAAAACAATATTATGGTTTACGACATGGGTTGAAAACCATCCGTATCTGCACTGTgatgttttcattttatcgttGTTTTTCTTAAATGCTGTTGCCAATTGTGCTTTTTGCACTTCTCAAGGTATTCTTGAATTAAACTGCAGAGCGAATCAAGCATTCGTTTGTACTATAGCTTAAAAGCCATTTCTCTTTCTTGTTGCGTAAACTCCCCTGCGTATGTCCTCGGAAAGGCCTGCAGCACGCTGGAATCTGCGCGCAGCTGCCGTAGTACTGGCTTATTTGTATACAGTCCTTACAAATTGTATTCATACTTACTGATTTATCATCTGTTAAAGGGCACAAGTGACCATTTCCCCTCTCCGTCAGCTACATATCTTGCACGGCTCATCTTCCAATGCTGTCATCTGCTCCGCCCTTCCGGTGTGTGTGGACCTCCGGGAGTGCTGGGCCATTTCATTATTTGACTTTTCGTGTCTGATCTGAGCAATGGAAGCAATATTCTTGTTACCATCGCTTACAGCCATAATCATGGAGATTTCGCCTGTGTTGTAACTCTGTATTTCTTTTCGGATCGATTGACCTTTTCGTCTCGGATTTCGAATGATTTCTACAAATATTTCATAACGATTAACCTATGTTTAGGGCTCTTTCGGGCTTTGGGATTCGTGGCATCTCCCGGAGTATCGTCATCCCGTTCAAAGATTTCCCATTGACCCGCAAGATCTGCTGCTTGTTTCGCCCATGGCGAAGGGAAACCAGTTTTCAAAACAGTCGTTGCAGAAAAACGGTACCGAGATCCCGCTGCTGGCCGCGAACGTGCTCCAGCTGGCTTCGGTTCGTTTTCTTGACTGTAATATTGGATCTATGCTTGCTTTTATGAGACGCAGCTTGGCATGCGCTGTTTCACGGCGTTCGTTTCACCTGTCTGTTTTACCATCTGGTTGGCACGATCTTGCCCAAGTCCTCGCTTGTGCATTTAGGCGCGGGTGAAATCTACGTGGCATTTTGGCTGTTGTCTTTTGTGAAATATTCTTCTTCGTCATGATTTTTTTGCAACGACATGGTTATGGGATGATGGAATTTGCGATGAATGTCTTTCTCACAGAATTCTTCCTCCTCTGCGTTTGCTTTTTGTCCATTTCGCCTTTGTCATATTGAATCGATGATGTTTCTGGACCGATTACTTTTCTACGGCCCTCCGCTGCTTTCCTATTATCCTACGAACTTTATTTCGCGCTAAAATGCGAGGCCAACATCGCTTCCTTATTTCGTATTATGGAGGAATCGAGTTCATTGCCCTTGCGTAGTAGTACTATATACGTTCCTCTGTTACACTAGCGCTTGCTAGAAGTTCCATCTATTTGTCTCTTGTCAGCCGAAATATATAGGATTGCCTAGTCGAAGGGCGTTATAGCGGACAACTGTCAGTCTCATTTGACACTTTACATTACGTGCGTTTAAAAATTGGCCTCTCTCTCTGCTGATGATGTAGTTCCCATTATCGGCTGCTCGGCCGCCGTATAGGTTTAACCGAGGTGAGCATcgtatttggaaattttcaatcgtcaaatttattttgcttcaatATATTGGCGGAAGATTTTGGTTTTTTCCTTGGGAATTTGTATTCTTCTCATTTTTGTATGAAGAGGCTGTCATAAGTAGAGATTTCTGTCAGTTAGTTTGGCTAAAGGACTTCATTGCCGCAGGCCGGTCTTTCGGCGGGAGATGGCCCATCTCAAGCGGTGAAGGAGCTAAGAACCTCGGTCCCCTGTTTCTACGGGACCAAAAAATCATTCTTAATGTTTCTTCaaggtgtaaaaaaaattcagaaaggaCTAAATATCCCTCTCCTAAGCTCATCGAGCGACCCTGTCGTGTAGATATTTGTATTGGGCCTTTTATTTGCAAATATGACTATTTCTTACCTCTGAATttagttgaataaaaaaatgtatattcggCAGAATTTGGAAATATAAATACTCCGTGAACAGTAGGCCGTGGGATGTTATGTACTTgcgtattgtttaaaaataaaattttacataaccTGTTGACGTTTGTGTTTCTAGAGGAAGGAATAAAGAAGGAAGGTTAAACATTTCGTTCTGACGCTGTTACGTTTACAAGTCCAAATTGAAAACAATTTCTCCTCTTAACATCTAACAAATTTAGAAACGACTGGAATGCACTTATGCAACCTGTCTTGGAggaaagatacaaaaaaatcagtgaaatagGTGAATTGAAGGACGCGCAATAACCATAAAACGCATTTTCAGGCGTATTGAGCCTGTAAATGAGTTTTACTTACGAAGAAGCTAAAGGTTGCGCTACTGCTTCAAACCATGGGTCCACAACTTTTCGTGGTGCATGATATACCTGCCACGTAATTGCCAGTATTTTCAGGATATATGTTTATTACATATGCTTTacatgctaaatatttttcatcatattctCATCTCAGGGATTTTCACTGCTAAATTGTAGAAATAAATAGCATACTTGATGTTGCTGAGTTGGCGGTTGAGTCTTAATCCTAATCTCATTTGAAACATATAGGTGCAAGCGTCAACGTATGTTTAAGGATATAGGCTGTGTATGTGTTTGATAAGGGACTGAGTTGTTCGTTATCGAGTCTCTTTGATTTGCTTTTCAGAAAACGTATTGGCACTGAGGATATCGATGAAATGATCTGCCGGATGGGCAGATGATCTGCTGGGATTTTGTCGACGTACCAGCGCCACTTTAGTGCTCGAGTTCCTGAATTAAATTAGTGCCAAATCAGCTGCCACCTCTTAGTCTTCTGTGGTCTAGGTCAACCCACCTCGCATTTCGTTAATGCTTCTTCGAGGAAAAGCCGCTGTCTTGGGAGTATTTTCTCAATGAATTATTGCTTCAATTATCGATTGTGAAATTATTGACTGTTGACGGATAATGGCTGGTAGGAGTTGATATTTACTTTCCTCCATGATCCTTGTGCAAAGCTATGATTCTGCGTGATTGGCTGTGGTTTCATTCGTCGTCGTGAAATTTTCATGCTCATGAGCACCTGGCCAAGACGAGGTGGTATAAATACCGGCCGGTAATTCACTGTCGGCACTCATTTCCCTGATGACGGTGACCGAGTCGGAGCCAACTCTTAGGAGTCCATGGAGATATTGACCCGGATGGATACCCGAGAACATTTTCTGAATTGGAGTACCTActacctttttattttaaattcctgTCGCAATCTTTAAATTAGCTTCTGAGATAATTTGAATAAAACAAAAGGTGACCTTATATAGATATTAATTGctaaataattactaattttcaTAGTTCCTAAAAGCCATGTATGTTTATTAACTTTTCATATTACTTGAAAATATCGCCAAAATAtgcatgtattaatttttataaaataaaacaagaattacTGCTTTATATTCTTTGGTTCTATATTATTAGTGATTTTTTGCAAAGCGGCTTAACGGGGCAATAGTCAAAGGCTCAAAACATTCCGTAAACACAAGCCTAATTAAAGTTATCATAATTCATCATATGACGGGTTTTCATTTCTTAGCATAAGCAGTGATTATTCCCTAGCATCTAGTTATAGAGCATGTACCCCTTTTTTCTCCATTCTTACCGGTAAGATATCTAcgtaattttttgtattgttttccCTCCGACACTTCGGTTAATGAGTCCAGcttcaaatatataaatatgtctAGCCTTGCCGTATGAAACTCCCATCTCTGCTATAGCCATCATTGGCAAATTCCCAAGGCATCCATCCCTTTGAACTGAAAAAGCTGTGAACCACGCCCCCCTATCAAGAATACCATAGGCCTGCTCCTGTTGCCCTTACCCTACCACTGTTACCGCCGAAGTCTCCGTCGCACTCTTTACTTGACCGTGGCGGatcatgtttattttaaagaaaatgttgcacGTTCATAAAATGCCAATTTAAAGTAGACTTTATAGCAATAAATTGAAACATAGAAGCTGATTACAATAATAAATCGAACTCTAACGAAACAGAAACTGAACAACAAACCCATTACGGTGACCACGATTCTGTATTTAGCGATTTAATAGTCATTTTGCATTAAATAAGATAATGCCAAGTCAGTAGAAAAATGTTTGTAGTGCATACATTCTTGTTCCTACGAGAGAGTAGCACATAGATTCATTTGAAGCCGGAATACCGCTAAACACTTCACAGTCGtctgagtaatttttatttgtattctgACAATGAGTGAATATTATTGACAGGTGcgctaattaataataataaattgccTTGCGGTAGCCAAAATTCGAGGTCAAATTCTCAACTTATCAATGTCGAGAGTCAGTATTgggaattatttgaaaatgaaggaCTTAGAATATTGTATGTTATAATAATCCTGATATTTCTCCCTAGTGAGTGTTTTGCCCTAATCACACGACCATTTTTAAAGGTACATATCTAGTTTCAGCAAAGGTTATCAATGTCAGGGAAGTTGATTGCTGAAGCCAGAATTTTCGGTACCTCTCCGCTATTTGAGGCATCGTTGATGTTTACATTCTTCGTCATCAAATTCATTGGCGCCGCCCCAATATGCATTTCGACCGCTCCGAGCCAAAAAGTACTGCTACATAAATCACTCGGGACTTACAGGCTGAATCTCGAATTTGTATCACAGAAAATCGTGCGTGCAAAATTTGGTATCTGAAATTTTGTCCATAAAATCGTATGTCAGAATACATCATGCCCAAAACGCCAATCTCggccaatttttcaattttcgtttttttgtactcgattttcattcattttttgttcaaattataaatattttgtgagtttttttttgtgtttcatctCATTACTCTCTCAGTTTActgaatataaatttcataaatgattttatgcacaaaatttcagatacgattatGGCAGATAAATATGGCTCAACTTTTGCACTACGTATTCAAAATACGCCtgaatggaatgatgattgtTGAGATGAGATACTACTTTGTGCGGCTATTTGCGGTCGCTTTGGTTTCGTGCATAGATTGGCTACTGTTGTATTTTACGTTCTTGTTCTACGATGTAAAAACGCGACGGCAGCAAACGATAGGGACTGTGATAGGGCGCTGTCATTTCTGCCTTCCTGAAAATTGTGACATCCGAAAGTCTCATCTTGAGCTTTCAGTGTCGCCATCCCTATATTTCTACGTGACAAGTGGTCTTATAATTCGGTCTTTGATcgaaataaaatttgcaattgaaATGAGAAACATAAAAACATATTCTATCGTCGTCGTTCGCCAATCAGACCCTTCACTTGTGCTCGATTTTTTTTGCCATGGAAGTCTTAATCACAGGCGGAGATGCTGAAAATAGTACTCTTGTTCACAAATGGGTACTCTTCGAGTTTACTCCAATCCTGGGTCTAGAATGTACTTGCAGAGTCTGGATTTCTGTTGCTGCAAGTGGGCCGTAATGCCGTTGTGTTCCAGTTTCAGAAGTAAACTATCTCATTTAGCTATGGCTCTCCaaaccattttttaaagaaatgatcCATGCCATACACCAAGATACACAATGGATTGGGTGACTTCAAGGTGCCGCGTATAAATGCGATTGTAAAATAGTATTTGCGGTGGAAAGAAATAGGACACAAAGAATAGAGCATCACAGAACTGAAGGAGTTCATTAGGGAAGGGTAGAAATGGATGGCTACaatatataaatcattttttagtcTAATACTTACTGGTAATTCCTAAAGTAGACGAAAGCGACGACAATGGGCGTTGCGTGGCGTGTTATTTTGAACTGacttaatttgaataaaatttttaaaaaaatctctcttgcCGCCATTTCATTATTTAGTCATGTACACAGGAACTATGAGCACTAGTCTGTCCCGATGAAACTTGATTTTTTGTTGTCACTTCGGGCGCTTTTTTATCGGTTATCAAAATTATCGTGGATGAGGTGGGAGCGATCCATACATgtataatcaatatttttattgtgcaattttttaaaatcgcgaggaatagcatggaaaagttatgaattttatagcttttatcATTTAGGAAATGCATTTCGGCTAACAGCCCTACACTAAGTTATGGATTTTTTATGAGTGAAATCCGGATTCCTAATCATATGAggttaattattattgttttggtTGCATCATTGAATTACAGATCGCTCCgtcgtcagcgacgcgattggcgaATATTATAAACCAATTCAAACACCTGGTGGGTGACGACACTCTCCTATGAAGGCCGACTGAAAAATCCTTAATTGGAAGATTCCTAGTCATGTAAGTGCGGGATGCAATCTTATCATTCACGGGATTGAAATTCTGTGAGTGTGAACGTATGAATGAACGCACGGGTCTTGCAGTTTTCTTTTCTCCGTTCGCAGTCCGTGGAATGGTCTTCGTCCTGTTGCCTCCGCGACGCCCACGACCGCTCCTGCTGCCGACGACGACTTGTGGGACGAGTTTGTTGTATTCCACATCGCCTtctcctccaccccttcccctctctaTGATGGGGGAGGGGTATTCTCCCCACTATTgcttctttctctctccccaCCTCCAGCCATCTACGTCATCTCTCTCCTCATCCTCCCACTCTCCTCCGAATCGCAAAGACTTGCGTTGAAGGAATCGCCTCTCCCTCTGCAAAGCCTGTTTTCGAAGTTGAATGCTATAGCCAGAGCTGGGCAGTATTtctaataaaagtattttaaaataagtatttgaatTATATTTGTAATTCGTATTTGGCATTTCAACTTTTTTGCACTCCCTCCGTCATATCATCGAATATTTTTGTACGTTCAATGCTGTCCTATTGGTCTTAGCAGTCGACTTTTGCACTCGACTCGAACCTGTGAACGGCTCTACGAATCGATTGAAGTCTGATTCGATCTCCAAGCGTAGCTAAATCGATTCAATTTGGTAAGCAGTCAGAGTCGATCTGTCGACCTAGGGGAAATAAGTAAAAGTaagtaagtaaattttttaatgtctACAATTTAGACTAATTCCAGAGGATTGAAAAGTTCTGTATTTGGGGTGATATCTTACGTTTTTCGCTCTTTAATGATAACAAGTGTTCAACCGAAATAGGAAGTGTATAATACATTTTCATACGTTTAGTAGTATCAAAATTTTGTCAACCTTACAGTTTCTGTTTGCAGTAATGACAAGTGCCATAAGAACACACAAATACTTGATATGTAGTTACTTTTACCTGTAAACGGTAGTTTAAGAGCATAATACCTCCAATGTTGTTTCTTTTAGTTTAGATATAGCTTTGAAGTacgaaacaatatttttactatattttttctctttccccttTCGTTCAAATAGTATTCGActtgcgaaatattctctttggatcactccaaatttttaaaagttttttgttcCATTTGTGTGATTGCTCCTGCTTTTATCACTCATCATGCGACATTATTCCACCTATCGTAGGTGATATACAGACTATgactacatttttttcaaaaggggtaacgaaatatatcaaataaaataatagtttagACTAGATATTATTCTATCAATCGCCGTTGATTTATGTAAGCAAAGATTGAAGTTTTGGTGGAGAAACATTGTTTTTAAGGGCGTTCTGAACTACTTTAAAGGCGTCCACAGTGTTTTCGCTCATTTCAGGCAGCTTGATATGGATATCATCTGCGATAGATGACAGTATGTTACAATAACCTTTATACCATGGTGGTTATAGAAAGAAAATACCTTACGTGCAGAATATTCCTCCACAAGGAATCTAGTTACTTATGGAATGATATAAAGAAACGctgcattttttccttttccttgccAGCAGGTCGGAGACGCAATACAGGCAGCTTATGTTATGGCCGGATTAATCTATTGGGCTGTATTACACAAAGTGAAGGCATAGCGCACTTTTACAGGGAGAATAAGTATAAAAAAGACATTCAATACCTTAGATCACTTCGTCCCTTTCGAAAAAAACCATTTTCTGCTGGTAATAAATACACCTGTTGGATGCAAGTACCGATAATATGGTCTAAGTTCAAATACTCACTAGAGCAAGGCGGGAAGGAGTCAAGGAACGGCACGAGACACTAATGACACGGTTATGAGCCTGCCAAGGCCACTTCGGAACGGAACGCCGGGCTGAAGAAATATCAGACCAATCACGGCCCGAGGCGAGAAAGCAGTTTGTTCCCCTCCCCCCGTTCCCACCCACGCATCCATGGAGACGCCACGCGACTGACACCTACGACAGGAAGGGAAGGGGCCACCAAAAACTGACACAAAGCTTCCGGCATTTACGCAGTAAATACTGACTGCCTTGGCAACTTGGCTTTTTAGGCTTTAAAATTAGATATCATTGACCTTTCCCAAAACGA
This genomic interval from Ischnura elegans chromosome 5, ioIscEleg1.1, whole genome shotgun sequence contains the following:
- the LOC124158878 gene encoding PRKR-interacting protein 1 homolog; protein product: MEDKKKNEQPLKCIHYPNYCHPWQHHINFQNMADENNEDVEEKNKPVVAKTAYDLQRLKLEKLMKNPDKIVPIPERPKSKNLPPVPDFVRNVMGSSAGAGSGEFHVYRHLRRKEYARQKFIQEKGVKESAEEQYHRKIEENKIAAEERTAKKRAKRQKKKQKLKKAKKTNESGKADSKEENSSSEDESNESGNDSSHEDK